A genome region from Streptomyces pratensis includes the following:
- a CDS encoding ATP-binding protein has translation MTPESSGRRSAQSWWVPRLPRGVPVARHRVQEAMRSWGEPDERVEAAALVVTELVTNAVEHTEGRRIRCRLLRTPGRVRICVWNRGRRHVPELPGPRKPQSYGAPVGPPAAEGPGPVSLGGPDTTDEGFSLASVAEDGRGLMLVDALATRWGTRTSVSGRLVWADI, from the coding sequence CTGACCCCGGAGAGCTCGGGCCGACGCAGCGCACAGAGCTGGTGGGTTCCCCGCCTCCCCCGGGGCGTCCCCGTGGCGAGGCACCGCGTGCAGGAAGCCATGCGGAGCTGGGGAGAACCTGACGAGCGCGTCGAGGCGGCCGCCCTGGTGGTGACCGAACTGGTCACCAACGCGGTGGAGCACACCGAGGGCCGGCGGATCCGGTGCCGCCTGCTGCGGACCCCCGGCCGGGTGCGGATCTGCGTCTGGAACCGCGGCCGGCGGCACGTGCCCGAGCTCCCCGGCCCACGGAAGCCGCAGTCCTACGGCGCGCCGGTCGGCCCTCCTGCCGCGGAGGGCCCAGGACCGGTCTCCCTGGGCGGGCCGGACACCACCGACGAGGGCTTCAGCCTCGCGTCGGTGGCCGAGGACGGACGTGGCCTGATGCTCGTGGACGCGCTGGCCACGCGATGGGGCACGCGCACCAGCGTGTCCGGCCGGCTCGTCTGGGCGGACATCTGA
- a CDS encoding DUF6221 family protein has translation MADNSDLLAFVRARLAEEEEIAREAGGDGWRTPAEAPGEVHDRTSGIAFVVRSRGYDRHIAFQDPARTLRRIETTRVLLDEYEEIAALDTDRPAQDFASGRAVGLGFVVRQMAAEHAGHPGYRVKWLPRFSHWGPPSPPPG, from the coding sequence ATGGCAGACAACTCGGACCTGTTGGCCTTTGTGCGGGCACGCCTCGCCGAGGAGGAGGAGATCGCACGGGAAGCAGGCGGCGACGGCTGGAGGACCCCGGCCGAGGCGCCCGGTGAGGTGCACGACCGGACGAGCGGTATCGCGTTCGTCGTACGGTCGCGTGGCTACGACCGGCACATCGCCTTTCAGGACCCGGCGCGCACCCTCCGCCGGATCGAGACCACCAGGGTCCTCCTGGACGAGTACGAGGAGATCGCGGCCCTGGACACCGACCGCCCGGCCCAGGACTTCGCCTCGGGCCGCGCCGTCGGGCTGGGGTTCGTCGTCCGGCAGATGGCCGCCGAGCACGCCGGGCATCCGGGTTACCGGGTCAAGTGGCTGCCGCGCTTCTCCCACTGGGGCCCGCCCTCCCCTCCTCCGGGATGA
- a CDS encoding lamin tail domain-containing protein: MSRSARRITATVLASGALLAAAALPASADGRDHGHNRPAQRSAVVLGEIQYDSPGRDNGSNRSLNAEWVTVTNTSRHSVNLRGWTLSDESRRTYTFDLRLAGRSSVRVHTGVGRDTRHDVYQDRRHYVWDSRDTATLRDNRGRKIDSESWGRHRDGGNRDGGHRNDGHRDGGHRNDGHRDGGHRGNR; the protein is encoded by the coding sequence ATGTCCCGTTCCGCACGACGGATCACCGCCACCGTTCTCGCCTCGGGGGCCCTGCTCGCCGCAGCGGCCCTGCCGGCATCGGCCGATGGCCGGGACCACGGTCACAACCGGCCGGCGCAGCGCTCGGCGGTCGTCCTGGGCGAGATCCAGTACGACAGCCCCGGCCGCGACAACGGCTCCAACCGCAGCCTGAACGCCGAGTGGGTCACCGTCACCAACACCAGCCGTCACTCCGTCAACCTCCGCGGCTGGACGCTCAGCGACGAGAGCCGTCGCACGTACACGTTCGACCTGCGGCTGGCCGGCCGCTCCTCCGTCCGGGTCCACACCGGCGTCGGCCGGGACACCCGGCACGACGTGTACCAGGACCGTCGCCACTACGTGTGGGACAGCCGTGACACCGCCACGCTCCGCGACAACCGCGGGCGCAAGATCGACTCCGAGTCCTGGGGCCGGCACCGCGACGGCGGGAACCGCGACGGTGGCCACCGCAACGACGGGCACCGCGACGGCGGTCACCGCAACGACGGGCACCGCGACGGCGGTCACCGCGGTAACCGCTGA
- a CDS encoding YkvA family protein: MDTSVWLLVGALVLLLMAVAAAVLLLRVIRARRLLVDAGIPLHNKALVWAAVIYTVSPVDLLPDPVYLDDIGFLLLALRSLHAAAHAAGVGRGRPAATRTESGGNLSASGSN, from the coding sequence ATGGACACCTCGGTCTGGCTCCTCGTCGGCGCGCTCGTTCTCCTGCTCATGGCGGTTGCCGCCGCCGTCCTGCTGCTACGCGTCATCCGGGCCAGAAGGCTTCTCGTGGACGCGGGCATCCCCCTTCACAACAAGGCGCTCGTGTGGGCGGCGGTGATCTACACCGTGTCGCCGGTCGACCTTCTGCCGGACCCCGTCTACCTCGACGACATCGGCTTCCTCCTGCTCGCCCTGCGCTCGCTGCACGCCGCGGCGCACGCGGCCGGCGTGGGGCGGGGGAGGCCGGCCGCAACACGAACGGAATCCGGCGGCAACCTTTCGGCTTCCGGGAGCAACTGA
- a CDS encoding carbohydrate ABC transporter permease — MTTAVGTTPQSPPRPPTPTPARRTGPRAWATRAPLLPALVFLIVVTQLPFVATLVISLFDWNSLNPDKRAFNGLDNYAAVFTDAALRDSVLTTILLTAGVVIATVVIGLALALLLDRTFFGRGIVRTLLITPFLIVPVSAALLWKHALYNPEYGLLNGALSWVGELFGDTTPSQPDWIADMPLLAVIAALVWQWTPFMMLILLAGLQSRPAEVVEAARLDGASAWQTFRYLTLPHLRRYLELGVLLGAVYIVQNFDAVFTITAGGLGTANLPYTIYQTFYQAHEYGLASAAGVVVVIGTIIIATFALRTVSSLFSEEANRA, encoded by the coding sequence ATGACCACAGCAGTCGGCACCACACCCCAGTCACCACCCCGGCCACCCACCCCCACACCGGCCAGGAGGACCGGCCCGCGGGCCTGGGCCACCAGGGCCCCGCTCCTGCCCGCGCTCGTCTTCCTGATCGTCGTCACCCAGCTGCCGTTCGTGGCGACCCTGGTGATCTCCCTCTTCGACTGGAACTCCCTCAACCCCGACAAGCGCGCCTTCAACGGCCTCGACAACTACGCCGCCGTGTTCACGGACGCCGCCCTCCGCGACTCGGTCCTCACCACGATCCTGCTGACAGCGGGCGTCGTCATCGCCACCGTGGTCATCGGACTGGCCCTCGCCCTGCTCCTCGACCGGACGTTCTTCGGCCGTGGCATCGTCCGAACCCTGCTCATCACGCCGTTCCTCATCGTGCCCGTCTCCGCCGCGCTGCTGTGGAAGCACGCGCTCTACAACCCGGAGTACGGCCTCCTCAACGGCGCGCTGAGCTGGGTCGGTGAGCTCTTCGGTGACACGACCCCGAGCCAGCCGGACTGGATCGCGGACATGCCGCTCCTCGCCGTCATCGCCGCGCTGGTCTGGCAGTGGACGCCGTTCATGATGCTGATCCTGCTCGCGGGACTCCAGAGCCGGCCTGCCGAAGTCGTCGAGGCCGCGCGTCTGGACGGGGCGAGCGCCTGGCAGACCTTCCGCTACCTGACCCTGCCGCACCTGCGCCGGTACCTCGAACTCGGGGTACTGCTCGGCGCCGTCTACATCGTGCAGAACTTCGACGCGGTGTTCACGATCACCGCGGGCGGACTCGGCACCGCCAACCTCCCGTACACGATCTACCAGACCTTCTACCAGGCCCACGAATACGGACTGGCGTCCGCCGCGGGAGTCGTGGTGGTGATCGGCACGATCATCATCGCCACCTTCGCGCTCCGGACCGTCTCGTCCCTCTTCAGTGAGGAGGCGAACCGCGCATGA
- a CDS encoding SDR family NAD(P)-dependent oxidoreductase: protein MRIDLAGRTAVVTGSSQGIGLAVATGLAAAGARVVLTGRSQDRLDGAAGVLRGAEPDADVLTVACDLATEAGAAELQQAVPATDILVNSLGIFGSRPPLDITDEEWRTYFDTNVLSAVRLVRRYLPGMTERGWGRVQNIASDSAIVIPAEMIHYGMSKTALLAVSRGFAKEAAGTGVTVNSVIAGPTHTGGVEDFVHELVGVDLPWDEAQREFMRLHRPQSLLQRLIEPEEIASLVVYLSSPQASATTGAAVRVDGGYIDSIVP, encoded by the coding sequence GTGCGCATCGATCTTGCCGGCAGGACCGCGGTCGTGACCGGCTCCTCCCAGGGCATCGGGCTCGCCGTCGCCACCGGGCTGGCCGCTGCCGGAGCGCGCGTCGTGCTGACCGGACGGAGCCAGGACCGGCTCGACGGGGCCGCGGGTGTCCTGCGCGGCGCGGAGCCGGACGCCGACGTCCTCACCGTCGCATGCGACCTCGCCACGGAGGCGGGGGCCGCGGAGCTCCAGCAGGCCGTGCCCGCCACCGACATCCTCGTCAACAGTCTCGGCATCTTCGGTTCCCGGCCGCCGCTGGACATCACCGACGAGGAGTGGCGCACCTACTTCGACACCAATGTCCTCAGCGCGGTGCGCCTTGTCCGCCGCTACCTGCCCGGCATGACCGAGCGCGGGTGGGGCCGTGTCCAGAACATCGCGAGCGACTCCGCGATCGTCATCCCCGCCGAGATGATCCACTACGGGATGTCGAAGACCGCGCTGCTCGCCGTCTCCCGTGGCTTCGCCAAGGAGGCCGCGGGCACCGGGGTGACGGTGAACTCGGTGATCGCCGGGCCCACGCACACCGGGGGTGTCGAGGATTTCGTCCATGAGCTCGTGGGCGTGGACCTTCCGTGGGACGAGGCCCAGCGTGAGTTCATGCGCCTGCACCGCCCGCAGTCCCTGCTCCAGCGCCTGATCGAACCCGAGGAGATCGCCAGTCTGGTCGTCTACCTCAGCTCCCCGCAGGCGTCGGCCACCACAGGCGCGGCCGTGCGGGTGGACGGCGGGTACATCGACTCGATCGTGCCCTGA
- a CDS encoding zinc-dependent alcohol dehydrogenase family protein, translating to MRAAIVEAPGKISVTTVPDPTPGPREVVVSVASCGLCGTDLHILQGEFAPSLPLVPGHEFAGEIVGVGRDVTELAVGDRVAVDPSLHCHECRYCRSGRGNLCERWAAIGVTVPGGAAEYAVAPVANCVRLPEHIDVKDAALIEPLSCAVRGYDVLKSTLGAEVLIYGSGTMGLMMLELAKRTGAAGVDVLDVNPERLATAGLLGCSRSAAGADELDRPGGWDVVIDATGNAAAIQDGLGRVAKGGTFLQFGVADYATTAVIEPYRIYNQEITITGSMAVLHSYERAAALFATGVLDPAVFISDRLPLEQYPQAIDSFKAGIGRKIVVEP from the coding sequence ATGCGGGCAGCGATCGTCGAAGCACCCGGCAAGATCTCCGTCACCACCGTCCCCGACCCCACGCCCGGCCCCCGCGAGGTAGTCGTCTCCGTGGCCTCGTGCGGACTGTGCGGCACCGACCTGCACATCCTCCAGGGCGAGTTCGCACCCAGTCTGCCGCTCGTCCCGGGCCACGAGTTCGCCGGGGAGATCGTCGGCGTCGGACGTGACGTCACGGAACTGGCCGTCGGCGACCGGGTCGCCGTCGACCCCTCCCTGCACTGCCACGAGTGCCGCTACTGCCGCAGCGGACGCGGCAACCTCTGCGAACGCTGGGCCGCCATCGGCGTCACCGTCCCCGGCGGCGCCGCCGAGTACGCAGTGGCACCCGTCGCCAACTGCGTCAGGCTGCCCGAACACATCGACGTGAAGGACGCCGCCCTGATCGAGCCGCTCTCCTGCGCGGTCCGGGGATACGACGTACTGAAGAGCACGCTCGGCGCCGAGGTACTGATCTACGGTTCCGGAACCATGGGCCTGATGATGCTGGAGCTGGCCAAGCGCACCGGCGCGGCGGGCGTGGACGTCCTGGACGTCAACCCGGAGCGCCTCGCCACGGCCGGCCTCCTCGGCTGCTCCCGGTCGGCTGCCGGGGCCGACGAGCTGGACCGACCCGGTGGCTGGGACGTCGTCATCGACGCCACGGGCAACGCGGCGGCCATCCAGGACGGCCTGGGACGCGTCGCCAAGGGAGGGACGTTCCTCCAGTTCGGCGTGGCCGACTACGCGACGACTGCGGTCATCGAGCCGTACCGCATCTACAACCAGGAGATCACCATCACCGGCTCCATGGCCGTCCTGCACAGCTACGAACGCGCCGCCGCTCTCTTCGCCACCGGGGTCCTGGACCCCGCCGTCTTCATCAGCGACCGGTTGCCGCTCGAGCAGTACCCGCAGGCCATCGACAGCTTCAAGGCGGGCATCGGCCGCAAGATCGTGGTCGAGCCGTGA
- a CDS encoding WhiB family transcriptional regulator gives MDNWRMHAACREEDPDLFFPIGSSGPALVQAEEAKAVCGTCPVREQCLDWALENGQDAGVWGGMDENERRALKRRRARQQARSHG, from the coding sequence ATGGACAACTGGCGTATGCACGCGGCGTGCCGCGAAGAGGACCCGGACCTGTTCTTCCCCATCGGCAGCAGCGGCCCCGCGCTCGTACAGGCCGAGGAGGCCAAGGCCGTCTGCGGCACATGTCCCGTGCGGGAGCAGTGCCTGGACTGGGCCCTGGAGAACGGACAGGACGCGGGTGTGTGGGGAGGCATGGACGAGAACGAACGCCGTGCTCTGAAGCGTCGGCGCGCCCGGCAGCAGGCCAGGAGCCACGGATGA
- a CDS encoding PfkB family carbohydrate kinase has protein sequence MTGGPGAVLVLGEALIDLVPVAGDGGVRAAQFGGAPANVAVGLARLGTPTAFAGGLGGDGFARTIEGRLRAAGVDLTLCARSALPTALAVAEPDTRGTGYHFHLQDTATFRLPDLSARAADFGAVYVGGLAAVVDPAAPAVWATALAAAEHSLLVVDPNVRQDRTLGANQGAVALRELCGLAHVVKASDEDLERLWPGTEPEETCRKLAAGGRLVVLTRGARGSTAYTATMPPLSVAATPVRVVNTIGAGDAFAAGLLSRMGALGTFTATPEPEEVRDMLAYASEAAASVCAQTGTEPSVA, from the coding sequence GTGACCGGCGGGCCGGGTGCCGTCCTCGTGCTCGGGGAGGCCCTCATCGACCTCGTACCCGTGGCCGGGGACGGCGGCGTGAGGGCCGCCCAGTTCGGCGGTGCCCCGGCGAACGTCGCCGTCGGGCTGGCCAGGCTGGGCACCCCGACGGCGTTCGCCGGGGGCCTCGGCGGCGACGGCTTCGCCCGCACGATCGAGGGCCGGCTGCGGGCGGCCGGGGTCGACCTCACCCTCTGCGCACGCTCCGCCCTGCCCACCGCGCTGGCCGTCGCCGAACCGGACACCCGGGGTACGGGCTACCACTTCCATCTCCAGGACACTGCGACGTTCAGGCTGCCGGACCTCTCCGCCCGGGCCGCCGACTTCGGGGCCGTGTACGTAGGCGGCCTCGCGGCCGTCGTGGATCCGGCGGCACCGGCCGTGTGGGCGACGGCTCTCGCGGCCGCCGAGCACTCCCTCCTCGTGGTGGACCCCAATGTCCGCCAGGACCGCACCCTGGGCGCGAACCAGGGTGCGGTGGCGCTGCGCGAGCTGTGCGGCCTCGCGCATGTGGTGAAGGCCAGTGACGAGGACCTGGAGCGGCTGTGGCCGGGGACCGAGCCGGAGGAGACCTGCCGGAAGCTGGCGGCCGGGGGACGGCTGGTGGTCCTCACCCGGGGTGCGAGGGGCAGTACGGCGTACACGGCGACCATGCCACCCCTGTCCGTGGCCGCCACACCGGTCAGGGTCGTCAACACGATCGGCGCGGGCGATGCGTTCGCCGCGGGCCTGCTGAGCCGGATGGGCGCTCTCGGCACGTTCACCGCGACACCGGAACCCGAGGAGGTGCGGGACATGCTGGCCTACGCGTCCGAGGCGGCGGCTTCGGTGTGCGCGCAGACGGGAACGGAGCCCTCCGTGGCCTGA
- a CDS encoding ribonuclease H family protein encodes MEERIIAACDGASKGNPGPAAWAWVVADDRGNPQRWEAGPLGTATNNVAELTALLELLKSTDPAVPVEVRMDSQYAMNAVTKWLPGWKRNGWKTSAGKPVANRELVVGIDELLSSRTVTFRYVPAHQVDGDPLNALADQAASEVAVSQQSAGTAYGTADMPVPAPARSTKSRAAGGGAANGGSAGGSTGRARPGGTIRAKFAGRCHCGKPYAAKDMIAKNPNGWGHPECRAVPA; translated from the coding sequence ATGGAAGAGCGCATCATCGCCGCGTGTGACGGGGCATCCAAGGGAAATCCGGGACCTGCGGCCTGGGCGTGGGTCGTGGCCGACGACCGGGGGAACCCCCAGCGGTGGGAAGCGGGCCCCCTGGGCACCGCCACCAACAACGTCGCAGAGCTCACCGCCCTCCTGGAACTGCTGAAGTCGACCGATCCGGCCGTGCCCGTCGAGGTCCGCATGGACTCGCAGTACGCGATGAACGCGGTGACCAAGTGGCTGCCGGGGTGGAAGCGCAACGGCTGGAAGACGTCGGCGGGCAAGCCGGTCGCCAACCGGGAACTGGTGGTCGGCATCGACGAACTGCTGAGCAGTCGCACGGTGACCTTCCGCTACGTGCCGGCGCACCAGGTGGACGGTGACCCGCTCAACGCTCTGGCCGACCAGGCGGCAAGTGAGGTGGCGGTCTCGCAGCAGTCGGCGGGGACTGCGTACGGCACCGCGGACATGCCGGTGCCGGCACCCGCCCGGTCGACGAAGAGCCGGGCGGCCGGCGGTGGCGCGGCCAACGGCGGGTCGGCGGGTGGCTCCACGGGCCGGGCGCGCCCGGGCGGCACGATCCGGGCGAAATTCGCGGGCCGGTGCCACTGCGGGAAGCCGTACGCGGCGAAGGACATGATCGCCAAGAATCCGAACGGCTGGGGTCACCCGGAGTGCCGGGCGGTCCCCGCCTGA
- a CDS encoding SDR family oxidoreductase yields MTGSAGSLEGRVAVVTGAARGLGAAVARELGSRGVTVALIGREEAGLARVRDSLPGRARCWEVDVTDDAGMAEAADDVREQLGPVSVVVANAGLAEGGPFAESDPAIWRRVIEVNLIGSAVTARAFLPQLRATRGYYLQIASLASIGAAPMMSAYCASKAGVESFAHSLRAELAHEHVGVGIGYLNWTDTDMIRDVDQQPVLRELRAHMPRPARKVYPVDTVARHMVRAVERRRAAVYAPAWLRATQLVRGAMPPVVTAFSKRELPRLERRAPFEATGLLGAGGRADAVGRRGPGG; encoded by the coding sequence ATGACGGGCTCAGCCGGTTCTCTGGAGGGACGCGTCGCCGTCGTGACCGGCGCCGCACGGGGTCTCGGCGCGGCCGTGGCGAGGGAGCTGGGCAGCCGTGGTGTCACGGTCGCTCTGATCGGCCGGGAGGAGGCGGGCCTGGCCCGGGTGCGGGACTCGCTCCCCGGCCGGGCCCGGTGCTGGGAAGTCGACGTCACCGACGACGCGGGCATGGCGGAGGCGGCCGACGACGTCCGGGAGCAGCTCGGGCCCGTATCCGTCGTGGTCGCCAACGCGGGCCTCGCCGAGGGCGGTCCCTTCGCCGAATCCGACCCGGCGATCTGGCGGCGCGTGATCGAGGTGAACCTGATCGGCAGCGCCGTCACCGCACGTGCCTTCCTGCCCCAGCTGCGCGCCACACGGGGTTACTACCTCCAGATCGCCTCACTGGCCTCCATCGGTGCGGCTCCCATGATGAGCGCCTACTGCGCGTCGAAGGCCGGCGTGGAGTCGTTCGCGCACTCGCTGCGCGCCGAGCTCGCCCACGAGCACGTCGGCGTCGGCATCGGCTACCTGAACTGGACCGACACCGACATGATCCGCGACGTCGACCAGCAGCCCGTCCTGCGCGAGCTACGGGCACACATGCCGAGGCCCGCGCGCAAGGTCTACCCGGTGGACACCGTCGCGCGCCACATGGTGCGGGCGGTCGAACGGCGCCGCGCCGCCGTCTACGCCCCCGCGTGGCTCCGCGCCACGCAGCTGGTCCGTGGGGCGATGCCTCCGGTCGTCACCGCGTTCTCGAAGCGCGAGCTGCCCAGGCTGGAGCGGAGGGCTCCGTTCGAGGCGACGGGTCTGCTGGGGGCCGGAGGCCGGGCCGACGCCGTGGGGCGGCGAGGGCCGGGCGGCTGA
- a CDS encoding helix-turn-helix domain-containing protein, with protein sequence MRPRSGPTVQHRVLAARLRMLRERTGVSLQDAAVALGAHPATVRRIERAETGLDAHQVRVLLERYAVTQAEAEPIMAGLAAANLPGWWHRWRDAMEPWQQEVIGIESSAALVRTWHPALVPELLRTPAYEAALCRALTAGAAPWRDRHLELLAERQRRLEERGAALWALFPAAALHTSVGGPEVMAEQRKVLEEAAHRQHLTVQVVPLDFPPHPMIGVPPLHLLRVPVPEIGDRAVLETPGARVDVIDEPAVVMDYRIRLDGACAAAPHPGSPLPRGVGGGNP encoded by the coding sequence ATGAGGCCCCGGTCCGGCCCCACCGTCCAGCACCGAGTCCTTGCGGCGCGCCTGCGGATGCTGCGGGAACGTACAGGCGTCAGCCTCCAGGACGCCGCCGTGGCACTGGGTGCCCACCCCGCCACCGTTCGGCGCATCGAGCGCGCCGAGACCGGCCTCGACGCCCATCAGGTCCGCGTCCTCCTGGAGCGCTACGCGGTGACCCAGGCGGAGGCCGAGCCGATCATGGCGGGCCTGGCGGCGGCAAACCTACCGGGCTGGTGGCATCGGTGGCGGGACGCGATGGAGCCGTGGCAGCAGGAGGTCATCGGCATCGAGTCCTCCGCCGCACTCGTCCGGACCTGGCACCCCGCGCTGGTTCCCGAGCTGCTGCGCACACCGGCCTACGAGGCGGCTCTGTGCCGGGCCCTCACGGCCGGTGCCGCGCCGTGGCGCGACCGGCACCTCGAACTGCTGGCGGAGCGGCAGCGCCGGCTGGAGGAGCGCGGCGCCGCCCTCTGGGCGCTGTTCCCGGCCGCTGCCCTCCACACGAGTGTCGGCGGACCCGAGGTCATGGCCGAACAGAGGAAGGTGCTGGAAGAGGCCGCGCACCGGCAGCACCTCACGGTGCAGGTCGTCCCCCTCGACTTCCCGCCGCACCCCATGATCGGCGTCCCACCGCTGCACCTGCTGCGCGTCCCGGTTCCGGAGATCGGTGACAGGGCTGTTCTGGAGACTCCCGGGGCCCGGGTCGACGTCATCGACGAACCGGCCGTCGTCATGGACTACCGCATCCGGCTGGACGGCGCGTGCGCGGCCGCCCCGCACCCGGGTTCGCCCCTCCCGAGGGGCGTCGGCGGCGGAAACCCCTGA
- a CDS encoding peptidylprolyl isomerase — MTIKAYFDITIDDQPAGRIVFNLFDDVTPKTAENFRALATGEKGFGYAGSPFHRVIPDFMLQGGDFTRGNGTGGKSIYGEKFADENFTLKHNKPGLLSMANAGPNTNGSQFFVTTVVTPWLDGKHVVFGEVADEPSMELVRKIESYGSSTGKTKAKIAVSESGVL; from the coding sequence ATGACCATCAAGGCGTATTTCGACATCACCATCGACGACCAGCCCGCTGGGCGGATCGTGTTCAACCTTTTCGACGACGTGACACCCAAGACCGCTGAGAACTTCCGTGCGCTGGCCACGGGTGAGAAGGGCTTCGGCTACGCGGGCTCGCCGTTCCACCGGGTCATCCCGGACTTCATGCTCCAGGGCGGCGACTTCACCCGGGGCAACGGTACCGGCGGCAAGAGCATCTACGGCGAGAAGTTCGCCGACGAGAACTTCACCCTGAAGCACAACAAGCCGGGGCTGCTCTCGATGGCCAACGCCGGACCGAACACCAACGGTTCGCAGTTCTTCGTCACCACGGTCGTCACCCCCTGGCTGGACGGCAAGCACGTCGTGTTCGGCGAGGTCGCCGACGAGCCCAGCATGGAGCTCGTCCGCAAGATCGAGTCGTACGGCTCCTCGACCGGCAAGACGAAGGCGAAGATCGCCGTCTCCGAGTCCGGCGTCCTCTAG
- a CDS encoding carbohydrate ABC transporter permease: protein MTATTVTAPAPSARRVLRRAKRRNTALGLLAWAAGLVFCLPALWMLLTSLHAESDAATNPPSLFAPLTLDGYRAFFGADTGVTPWPPLLNSLGASFFSTVLVLLLALPAAYALSIRRVRKWTDVMFFFLSTKMLPVVAGLLPVYLFAKNAGMLDNIWLLVLLYTSMNLPIAVWMMQSFLADVPVSVIEAAQVDGARLPTVLARVVAPMAAPGIAATALICFIFSWNELLFARVLTGVVAQTAPVFLTGFVTSQGLFLAQLCAASVVVSLPVLAAGYAAQDKLVQGLSLGAVK from the coding sequence ATGACCGCCACCACCGTTACCGCGCCCGCCCCGTCCGCGCGCAGGGTCCTGCGCAGGGCCAAACGGCGCAACACCGCGCTGGGCCTGCTGGCCTGGGCGGCAGGACTCGTCTTCTGCCTGCCCGCGCTGTGGATGCTGCTGACCTCGCTGCACGCGGAGTCGGACGCCGCGACCAACCCGCCTTCCCTCTTCGCCCCGCTCACCCTCGACGGCTACCGGGCGTTCTTCGGCGCCGACACCGGCGTCACCCCGTGGCCGCCCCTGCTCAACTCCCTCGGTGCGTCCTTCTTTTCCACGGTCCTGGTGCTCCTCCTGGCGCTCCCGGCGGCGTACGCCCTCTCCATCCGGCGCGTACGCAAGTGGACGGACGTGATGTTCTTCTTCCTCTCCACGAAGATGCTTCCCGTCGTCGCGGGGCTGCTCCCGGTCTACCTGTTCGCCAAGAACGCCGGGATGCTGGACAACATCTGGCTCCTCGTCCTGCTCTACACCTCGATGAACCTGCCGATCGCCGTCTGGATGATGCAGTCCTTCCTGGCGGACGTCCCGGTGTCCGTGATCGAGGCCGCCCAGGTCGACGGCGCGAGGCTGCCGACCGTCCTGGCCCGGGTCGTCGCTCCGATGGCCGCCCCCGGCATCGCGGCGACCGCGCTGATCTGCTTCATCTTCAGCTGGAACGAACTGCTCTTCGCACGGGTGCTCACCGGCGTCGTCGCCCAGACCGCCCCCGTCTTCCTCACGGGATTCGTCACCAGCCAGGGCCTCTTCCTCGCCCAGCTGTGTGCCGCGTCCGTCGTCGTGTCCCTGCCGGTGCTCGCCGCCGGCTACGCCGCCCAGGACAAACTCGTCCAGGGCCTGTCTCTCGGAGCAGTGAAATAA